The Branchiostoma floridae strain S238N-H82 chromosome 8, Bfl_VNyyK, whole genome shotgun sequence genome has a segment encoding these proteins:
- the LOC118421427 gene encoding Golgi-associated plant pathogenesis-related protein 1-like (The sequence of the model RefSeq protein was modified relative to this genomic sequence to represent the inferred CDS: added 7 bases not found in genome assembly): MTDFAKNCLAVHNELRAKHGASPLKLNDKLTAHAQKWADHLASTGSFEHSQGSGYGENIAMQWSSGGADVPARSFVQQWYSEVEKYDFGDKSGNYQPSAGHFSQLVWKGSKELGVGVAKDGKGMSVAVCNYNPAGNMQGDFGSNVQAEN; encoded by the exons ATGACCGACTTCGCCAAAAACTGCCTGGCCGTTCACAACGAACTGCGCGCCAAACATGGCGCCTCTCCGCTGAAACTGAACGACAAACTGACGGCGCACGCTCAGAAGTGGGCGGACCACCTGGCCAGTACCGGGAGCTTCGAGCACAGCCAGGGGAGCGGGTACGGCGAGAACATCGCCATGCAGTGGAGCTCTGGAGGCGC CCAGCCCGTTCGTTCGTGCAGCAGTGGTACAGCGAGGTGGAGAAATACGACTTCGGAGACAAGAGCGGCAACTACCAGCCCAGTGCAG GCCACTTCTCCCAGCTTGTGTGGAAGGGGAGTAAGGAGCTGGGAGTGGGTGTGGCTAAGGACGGGAAGGGGATGTCAGTGGCGGTGTGCAACTACAACCCTGCCGGCAACATGCAGGGCGACTTCGGCTCCAACGTGCAAGCCGAGAACTAG